Proteins encoded by one window of Arabidopsis thaliana chromosome 2, partial sequence:
- a CDS encoding CCT motif family protein (CCT motif family protein; CONTAINS InterPro DOMAIN/s: CCT domain (InterPro:IPR010402); BEST Arabidopsis thaliana protein match is: pseudo-response regulator 9 (TAIR:AT2G46790.1); Has 35333 Blast hits to 34131 proteins in 2444 species: Archae - 798; Bacteria - 22429; Metazoa - 974; Fungi - 991; Plants - 531; Viruses - 0; Other Eukaryotes - 9610 (source: NCBI BLink).), with protein sequence MYLTCRFEESKSAEKAVVALEESTSGEPKTPTESHEKLRKVRSDQGSSTTSSNQENIGSSSVSFRNQVLQSTVTNQKQDSPIPVESNREKAASKEVEAGSQSTNEGIAGQSSSTEKPKEEESAKQRWSRSQREAALMKFRLKRKDRCFDKKVRYQSRKKLAEQRPRVKGQFVRTVNSDASTKS encoded by the exons ATGTATTTAACTTGCAGATTTGAGGAAAGCAAGTCAGCAGAAAAAGCCGTCGTTGCTTTAGAGGAGAGTACTTCAGGTGAGCCAAAGACACCAACCGAATCACATGAAAAGTTGAGAAAAGTAAGATCTGATCAAGGAAGCTCCACAACGAGCAGCAACCAGGAGAATATCGGATCATCAAGCGTAAGCTTCCGTAACCAAGTTCTTCAGTCCACAGTAACGAATCAGAAGCAAGATTCACCCATACCGGTAGAATCAAATCGCGAGAAAGCAGCTAGCAAGGAAGTAGAAGCTGGTTCTCAAAGCACCAATGAGGGGATTGCTGGACAAAGCAGTAGCACAGAGAAaccaaaggaagaagaaagtgcGAAACAACGTTGGAGTAGAAGCCAGAGAGAAGCTGCATTGATGAAGTTCCGGTTGAAGAGGAAAGATCGATGCTTTGACAAAAAG GTTCGGTACCAGAGCAGGAAGAAGCTAGCAGAACAACGTCCTCGAGTGAAAGGCCAGTTCGTGCGAACCGTGAATTCAGACGCGTCTACAAAATCATGA
- the HB-7 gene encoding homeobox 7 (homeobox 7 (HB-7); FUNCTIONS IN: transcription activator activity, sequence-specific DNA binding transcription factor activity; INVOLVED IN: response to water deprivation, abscisic acid mediated signaling pathway, regulation of transcription, DNA-dependent, response to abscisic acid stimulus; LOCATED IN: nucleus; EXPRESSED IN: 21 plant structures; EXPRESSED DURING: 6 growth stages; CONTAINS InterPro DOMAIN/s: Homeobox, conserved site (InterPro:IPR017970), Homeobox (InterPro:IPR001356), Homeodomain-like (InterPro:IPR009057), Helix-turn-helix motif, lambda-like repressor (InterPro:IPR000047), Leucine zipper, homeobox-associated (InterPro:IPR003106), Homeodomain-related (InterPro:IPR012287); BEST Arabidopsis thaliana protein match is: homeobox 12 (TAIR:AT3G61890.1); Has 35333 Blast hits to 34131 proteins in 2444 species: Archae - 798; Bacteria - 22429; Metazoa - 974; Fungi - 991; Plants - 531; Viruses - 0; Other Eukaryotes - 9610 (source: NCBI BLink).) → MTEGGEYSPAMMSAEPFLTMKKMKKSNHNKNNQRRFSDEQIKSLEMMFESETRLEPRKKVQLARELGLQPRQVAIWFQNKRARWKSKQLETEYNILRQNYDNLASQFESLKKEKQALVSERLKEATQKKTQEEERQCSGDQAVVALSSTHHESENEENRRRKPEEVRPEMEMKDDKGHHGVMCDHHDYEDDDNGYSNNIKREYFGGFEEEPDHLMNIVEPADSCLTSSDDWRGFKSDTTTLLDQSSNNYPWRDFWS, encoded by the exons ATGACAGAAGGTGGAGAATATTCTCCGGCGATGATGTCAGCAGAGCCATTCTTGAccatgaagaagatgaagaagagcaaCCACAACAAGAACAATCAGAGAAGGTTTAGCGACGAGCAGATCAAGTCACTGGAGATGATGTTTGAGTCTGAGACAAGGCTTGAGCCAAGGAAGAAGGTTCAATTAGCTAGAGAGCTAGGGTTGCAGCCGAGGCAAGTGGCTATATGGTTTCAGAACAAGAGGGCTCGTTGGAAATCCAAGCAGCTCGAGACTGAGTACAACATTCTCAGACAAAACTACGACAACTTGGCTTCTCAGTTCGAGTccttaaagaaagaaaaacaagctTTAGTCTCTGAG AGGCTAAAAGAGGCGACGCAAAAGAAGACACAGGAGGAGGAAAGGCAGTGTAGTGGAGATCAAGCGGTGGTTGCTCTAAGCAGCACACATCATGAATCAGAAAACGAAGAGAACCGGAGGCGTAAACCGGAAGAGGTTAGACcggagatggagatgaaagaTGATAAGGGTCATCATGGGGTTATGTGTGATCATCATGattatgaagatgatgataatggtTATAGTAACAACATCAAGAGAGAGTATTTTGGTGGGTTTGAGGAAGAACCAGATCACTTAATGAACATTGTTGAACCAGCTGATAGTTGTTTGACATCATCTGATGATTGGAGAGGTTTCAAATCAGATACTACTACTCTCTTGGACCAATCCAGCAACAATTACCCTTGGCGGGATTTTTGGTCATGA
- the HB-7 gene encoding homeobox 7 (homeobox 7 (HB-7); FUNCTIONS IN: transcription activator activity, sequence-specific DNA binding transcription factor activity; INVOLVED IN: response to water deprivation, abscisic acid mediated signaling pathway, regulation of transcription, DNA-dependent, response to abscisic acid stimulus; LOCATED IN: nucleus; EXPRESSED IN: 21 plant structures; EXPRESSED DURING: 6 growth stages; CONTAINS InterPro DOMAIN/s: Homeobox, conserved site (InterPro:IPR017970), Homeobox (InterPro:IPR001356), Homeodomain-like (InterPro:IPR009057), Helix-turn-helix motif, lambda-like repressor (InterPro:IPR000047), Leucine zipper, homeobox-associated (InterPro:IPR003106), Homeodomain-related (InterPro:IPR012287); BEST Arabidopsis thaliana protein match is: homeobox 12 (TAIR:AT3G61890.1); Has 11865 Blast hits to 11755 proteins in 611 species: Archae - 0; Bacteria - 26; Metazoa - 9035; Fungi - 216; Plants - 2052; Viruses - 14; Other Eukaryotes - 522 (source: NCBI BLink).), whose product MTEGGEYSPAMMSAEPFLTMKKMKKSNHNKNNQRRFSDEQIKSLEMMFESETRLEPRKKVQLARELGLQPRQVAIWFQNKRARWKSKQLETEYNILRQNYDNLASQFESLKKEKQALVSELQRLKEATQKKTQEEERQCSGDQAVVALSSTHHESENEENRRRKPEEVRPEMEMKDDKGHHGVMCDHHDYEDDDNGYSNNIKREYFGGFEEEPDHLMNIVEPADSCLTSSDDWRGFKSDTTTLLDQSSNNYPWRDFWS is encoded by the exons ATGACAGAAGGTGGAGAATATTCTCCGGCGATGATGTCAGCAGAGCCATTCTTGAccatgaagaagatgaagaagagcaaCCACAACAAGAACAATCAGAGAAGGTTTAGCGACGAGCAGATCAAGTCACTGGAGATGATGTTTGAGTCTGAGACAAGGCTTGAGCCAAGGAAGAAGGTTCAATTAGCTAGAGAGCTAGGGTTGCAGCCGAGGCAAGTGGCTATATGGTTTCAGAACAAGAGGGCTCGTTGGAAATCCAAGCAGCTCGAGACTGAGTACAACATTCTCAGACAAAACTACGACAACTTGGCTTCTCAGTTCGAGTccttaaagaaagaaaaacaagctTTAGTCTCTGAG TTGCAGAGGCTAAAAGAGGCGACGCAAAAGAAGACACAGGAGGAGGAAAGGCAGTGTAGTGGAGATCAAGCGGTGGTTGCTCTAAGCAGCACACATCATGAATCAGAAAACGAAGAGAACCGGAGGCGTAAACCGGAAGAGGTTAGACcggagatggagatgaaagaTGATAAGGGTCATCATGGGGTTATGTGTGATCATCATGattatgaagatgatgataatggtTATAGTAACAACATCAAGAGAGAGTATTTTGGTGGGTTTGAGGAAGAACCAGATCACTTAATGAACATTGTTGAACCAGCTGATAGTTGTTTGACATCATCTGATGATTGGAGAGGTTTCAAATCAGATACTACTACTCTCTTGGACCAATCCAGCAACAATTACCCTTGGCGGGATTTTTGGTCATGA